The Fusobacterium necrophorum subsp. necrophorum genome has a window encoding:
- a CDS encoding TRAP transporter small permease, with amino-acid sequence MRKMHFDEIVAGIFMILTVIVVILNISMRYFFNSPIQSAEEIATICFIWSVFIGGGGCFRKKMHMGIDIFTQLLPIKYKNGILFIMNFLVCLIAMTFLYLSFKFSWVSRMKPTAVLGISSIYVNFSLVISFGLVAIYSFRDIWLSVKKLGGKG; translated from the coding sequence ATGAGAAAAATGCATTTCGATGAAATCGTTGCAGGAATATTTATGATTTTGACAGTAATAGTTGTTATTTTGAATATTAGTATGCGTTATTTTTTCAATTCTCCTATACAGAGTGCAGAAGAAATTGCAACGATTTGTTTTATTTGGTCTGTATTTATTGGAGGAGGAGGATGTTTCAGGAAAAAAATGCACATGGGAATAGATATTTTTACGCAACTACTACCTATAAAATATAAGAATGGAATACTTTTTATTATGAATTTTTTAGTTTGTTTGATAGCAATGACTTTCCTATACTTAAGCTTTAAATTTTCATGGGTATCTAGAATGAAACCAACAGCAGTTTTGGGAATTTCGTCTATTTATGTCAATTTTTCATTAGTAATATCTTTTGGTTTGGTTGCCATTTATTCTTTTCGGGATATATGGTTGTCTGTTAAAAAATTAGGAGGAAAAGGATGA
- a CDS encoding type II toxin-antitoxin system RelE/ParE family toxin: MLYYVEYSQSARKALRKLDKQTARIIKYWIEKNLINTDNPRIHGKELKGNLKGLWRYRVGDYRLIAEIKDRELLIFMVEIGHRREIYEE, encoded by the coding sequence ATGTTGTATTATGTTGAATATTCTCAAAGTGCAAGAAAAGCTTTGCGAAAGTTAGATAAACAAACTGCCAGAATTATCAAATACTGGATTGAAAAGAATTTGATAAATACGGATAATCCAAGAATTCATGGAAAAGAGTTGAAGGGTAATTTGAAAGGATTATGGAGATACCGAGTCGGAGATTACAGATTGATAGCAGAAATTAAAGATAGGGAATTATTGATTTTCATGGTTGAAATAGGACATAGAAGAGAAATTTATGAAGAATAG
- a CDS encoding LacI family DNA-binding transcriptional regulator: MKIDSKWIAKLSGVSRSTVSRVINDYPDISPATKEKVWKVIKENGYYPNISAQKLAGKKTNIIGLLVYTGKSSTDKNKRKRISESLYYSELISEIIDEAENLGYVVLVSYLSPESSDWRKIFQNELIEGAIVLAGGKKIGQISELILSSYKILLLDYEKMISNERVGTMKANHVLGGYKATEYLIQRGHHRILHITGEIKRKISIQRARGYLECLGHYGIETHEILYSQFDQEKAYCTLRNYIKEKKGFYFTAIFAGNDYIALGVMKALQEHHLKVPEDVSIIAYDNMDLCKYTTPKITSVDHLGENIAKKALLSLIDIIHGKKGGEEETEILIRERESVATRK; this comes from the coding sequence ATGAAAATTGATAGTAAGTGGATTGCAAAATTATCTGGAGTTTCTAGAAGTACTGTTTCCAGGGTCATCAATGATTATCCTGATATTTCTCCTGCCACGAAAGAAAAAGTATGGAAAGTTATTAAAGAGAATGGATATTATCCAAATATTTCAGCCCAAAAATTAGCAGGGAAAAAAACGAATATTATTGGATTATTAGTATATACCGGAAAATCAAGTACAGATAAAAATAAAAGAAAAAGAATTTCAGAATCGCTTTATTATTCCGAGTTAATATCTGAAATTATTGATGAGGCAGAGAACCTAGGCTATGTTGTTTTAGTATCATATTTGAGTCCTGAGAGTTCTGATTGGAGAAAAATTTTTCAAAATGAGCTGATTGAGGGGGCCATTGTTTTGGCGGGTGGAAAGAAAATAGGACAAATTTCAGAACTGATATTATCCTCTTATAAGATATTATTGCTTGACTATGAAAAAATGATTTCCAATGAAAGAGTGGGAACTATGAAAGCGAATCATGTTCTGGGAGGATATAAGGCGACAGAATATTTGATTCAAAGGGGACATCATAGAATATTGCATATTACAGGAGAAATTAAAAGAAAAATTTCGATTCAGAGAGCCAGAGGATATTTAGAGTGTCTAGGACATTATGGGATAGAAACTCATGAAATTTTATATTCTCAATTTGACCAAGAAAAGGCATATTGTACTCTTCGGAATTACATCAAAGAAAAGAAAGGATTTTATTTTACTGCGATATTTGCAGGGAATGATTATATCGCACTTGGTGTTATGAAGGCATTACAGGAGCATCATTTGAAAGTTCCGGAAGATGTATCTATTATTGCCTATGATAATATGGACTTGTGTAAATATACAACACCTAAAATTACAAGTGTGGATCATTTGGGAGAAAATATTGCAAAAAAGGCTTTACTTTCCTTGATAGACATCATTCACGGAAAGAAAGGAGGGGAGGAAGAAACAGAGATTCTGATTCGAGAAAGAGAGAGTGTTGCCACAAGAAAGTGA
- a CDS encoding C4-dicarboxylate TRAP transporter substrate-binding protein codes for MEKIFKMKWIVCIVLLLMVVACGKKEEGKQEKTRVIKVSHVFQTSEPTHIYISQAAERINERLKGQIEFQVYPNGELPSYKDAIEQVLRGSDFVSVVDPSYIGDYVPDFTALVGPMLYHSYEDYIKVTSSDFVKELEKKAEEKGIKVLSLDYVFGFRHIITNKEIKEPSDLQGVKIRVPASKLWIDTFTALGANPVAMPWSETVSALQQNVIDGTETTFSFMSNSKLYELRKNVALSSHFLGTGGVYISTKVWDSFTKEQQEVIQEEITQAAKDNLEKIRELDELYKTDIEKNGISFNEVNMEAFQEKTKKVFDEFPGFSKNIYGKIQAEINK; via the coding sequence ATGGAAAAGATTTTCAAAATGAAATGGATTGTCTGTATTGTTTTATTATTAATGGTGGTAGCTTGTGGAAAGAAAGAAGAAGGGAAACAGGAAAAAACTAGAGTAATTAAAGTAAGTCATGTATTTCAAACATCGGAACCAACACATATCTATATTTCTCAAGCAGCAGAAAGAATCAATGAAAGATTGAAAGGGCAAATAGAATTTCAAGTATACCCAAATGGAGAACTTCCTTCTTATAAAGATGCTATTGAACAGGTATTGAGAGGAAGCGATTTTGTTTCTGTGGTGGATCCTAGTTATATCGGAGATTATGTTCCAGATTTTACAGCTCTAGTGGGACCGATGTTATATCATTCTTATGAAGATTATATTAAAGTGACAAGTAGTGATTTTGTGAAGGAATTAGAGAAAAAAGCAGAGGAAAAAGGAATTAAAGTTCTCTCTTTAGACTATGTTTTTGGGTTTCGACATATCATCACCAATAAGGAAATTAAAGAACCTTCCGATCTTCAAGGAGTAAAAATTAGAGTTCCGGCTAGCAAATTATGGATAGATACCTTTACAGCTTTAGGGGCAAATCCAGTGGCAATGCCTTGGAGTGAAACGGTAAGTGCCTTGCAACAAAATGTTATTGATGGAACCGAAACTACTTTTTCTTTTATGTCGAATAGTAAACTATACGAATTAAGGAAGAATGTGGCTTTATCAAGTCATTTTTTAGGAACAGGTGGAGTATATATTTCCACAAAGGTATGGGATTCTTTTACGAAAGAACAACAGGAAGTGATTCAAGAAGAGATTACGCAAGCAGCAAAAGACAATTTGGAAAAAATAAGAGAGTTGGATGAGCTCTATAAGACAGATATTGAAAAAAATGGAATTAGTTTTAATGAAGTCAATATGGAAGCTTTTCAAGAAAAAACAAAGAAAGTATTTGATGAATTTCCAGGATTTTCAAAAAATATTTATGGAAAAATTCAAGCAGAAATTAACAAATAA
- a CDS encoding TRAP transporter large permease has protein sequence MIGFLPIFLLFILFFLNIPIAFALMGSSLFFFAFLDNSMDLDLMMQTFIRSAESFPLLAIPFFIMAGSIMNYSGISKRLMGMAEVLTGHWTGGLAQVNILLSVLMGGISGSANADAAMQCKILVPEMEKRGYSKNFSAAVTAASSIVSPIIPPGIVLIIYSLLSNVSVAKMFIAGYLPGILIALSLMITVFIISHKRKYLPSREKRATIQEIFKQLKESIWALILPFIIILGMRIGIFTPTEAGAIAVVVTTLIGFFIYKELHWSHFPKILKETVEGTSTVMFVIIAANVFGSYLSWERIPYKLTEMLLEFSSTPWTILLIINLLLLFAGMFIDGGAAMIILAPLLIPAALSLGIDPLHLGIVMVVNIMIGGVTPPFGSMMFLTCSLLNIKLQDFIKEILPFILALFLVLALLTYIPSLSLFLPNLLS, from the coding sequence ATGATTGGATTTTTACCTATTTTTTTGCTATTTATCTTATTTTTCTTGAATATTCCTATCGCCTTTGCCTTAATGGGGTCTAGTTTATTTTTTTTCGCTTTTCTTGACAATAGTATGGATTTGGATCTCATGATGCAAACCTTTATTCGAAGTGCAGAGTCCTTTCCATTATTAGCAATTCCTTTCTTTATTATGGCAGGTTCTATTATGAATTATTCCGGGATTAGCAAGAGATTAATGGGAATGGCTGAAGTACTGACAGGGCATTGGACAGGAGGATTGGCACAGGTCAATATTTTGTTGAGTGTGTTGATGGGAGGAATTTCCGGTTCTGCGAATGCGGATGCTGCAATGCAATGTAAAATTTTAGTACCGGAAATGGAGAAGAGGGGATATTCAAAGAATTTTTCTGCGGCGGTCACAGCGGCTTCTTCTATTGTCAGTCCCATTATTCCTCCGGGAATTGTGTTAATCATTTATTCCTTATTATCTAATGTTTCTGTTGCAAAAATGTTTATTGCAGGTTACCTACCGGGAATCCTGATAGCATTGAGTTTAATGATTACAGTTTTCATTATTTCTCATAAGAGAAAATATCTCCCTTCCAGAGAGAAAAGAGCAACGATACAGGAGATATTCAAGCAATTAAAAGAATCTATTTGGGCTTTAATCCTGCCATTTATTATTATTTTAGGAATGAGAATAGGAATTTTCACTCCGACGGAAGCAGGGGCTATTGCTGTCGTGGTAACGACTTTAATTGGATTTTTTATTTACAAAGAGCTACATTGGAGTCATTTTCCTAAAATTTTGAAAGAAACAGTCGAAGGAACCAGTACAGTTATGTTTGTTATTATTGCTGCTAATGTGTTTGGATCTTATTTAAGCTGGGAAAGAATTCCATATAAATTGACAGAAATGTTATTGGAATTTAGTTCGACTCCTTGGACTATATTGCTAATCATCAATTTGTTATTACTATTTGCAGGAATGTTTATTGATGGAGGGGCAGCCATGATTATCTTAGCACCTTTATTAATTCCGGCAGCACTAAGTTTGGGAATAGATCCCTTGCATTTAGGAATTGTAATGGTAGTTAACATCATGATTGGGGGAGTAACTCCTCCATTTGGCTCTATGATGTTCTTAACCTGTTCCTTATTGAATATCAAATTACAGGATTTTATAAAAGAAATTTTACCTTTTATATTGGCTTTGTTTTTAGTATTAGCTTTGTTGACTTATATTCCATCGTTATCACTGTTTTTACCAAACTTATTAAGTTGA
- a CDS encoding M18 family aminopeptidase, giving the protein MKKEMSFAKDLMEFLDKSPCAFFAVEEMKRRLQEKGYRELQEREAWKLEKNGKYYVTKNNSAILAFQVGSGEIEEEGFHIIGSHSDSPCFRVKHNPEMSVEGKYLKLNTEVYGGPILSTWFDRALSLAGRVTVKGKDAFHPKSMFVNIEEDFMTIPNLCIHMNRRVNDGMSWNAQKDTLPFLGTLQEGMETDGLLQKKIANLLVVKTEDILGMDLFVYDREKAKIVGMQQEFVQSGRIDNLGMAHVGLEALLSSKKSKVCKVVLVSDNEEVGSMTKQGANSPFLKNTLRRIVLSLGKGEEEFMRALANSFLISSDQAHALHPNYTEKQDLTNRPVLNGGVAIKIAANQAYTSDAHSIAVFVGICQKAKQKYQFFHNRSDMKGGSTIGPITTTQIDIPSVDIGNPILSMHSVRELLGIRDHYSLYQIFQEFYK; this is encoded by the coding sequence ATGAAAAAAGAGATGAGTTTTGCCAAAGATTTGATGGAATTTTTGGATAAAAGTCCCTGTGCTTTTTTTGCAGTGGAAGAGATGAAACGGAGATTACAAGAAAAAGGATACCGGGAATTGCAGGAGCGAGAGGCTTGGAAATTGGAAAAAAATGGAAAATACTATGTGACAAAAAATAACAGTGCTATTTTAGCTTTTCAAGTGGGAAGTGGAGAAATAGAAGAAGAGGGCTTTCATATCATCGGTTCGCACTCGGACAGCCCATGCTTTCGAGTAAAACATAATCCGGAAATGTCCGTAGAAGGGAAATATTTAAAATTGAATACGGAAGTATATGGGGGACCGATTCTATCCACTTGGTTTGACAGAGCTTTGTCCTTGGCAGGTCGTGTGACGGTAAAAGGGAAAGATGCCTTTCATCCAAAGTCCATGTTTGTGAACATTGAGGAAGATTTTATGACCATTCCTAATTTATGTATTCATATGAATCGAAGGGTCAATGATGGTATGTCTTGGAATGCTCAAAAGGATACTCTTCCATTTTTAGGAACTTTGCAGGAGGGCATGGAAACAGACGGATTGTTACAAAAGAAAATTGCGAATTTGTTAGTCGTGAAAACGGAAGATATTTTAGGAATGGATTTATTTGTCTATGACAGAGAAAAAGCAAAAATTGTGGGAATGCAACAAGAATTTGTACAATCGGGAAGAATCGATAATTTGGGAATGGCTCATGTCGGTTTAGAAGCGTTATTATCCAGTAAAAAATCGAAGGTTTGCAAGGTAGTATTGGTTTCTGACAATGAAGAAGTGGGAAGCATGACTAAACAGGGAGCCAACAGTCCTTTCTTAAAAAATACCTTGCGAAGAATTGTATTGAGTTTGGGAAAAGGAGAAGAGGAGTTTATGAGAGCTTTAGCGAATTCTTTTTTGATTTCTTCCGATCAAGCTCATGCCCTACATCCCAATTATACGGAAAAGCAAGATTTAACGAATAGACCGGTCTTAAATGGAGGAGTGGCAATCAAAATTGCGGCAAACCAAGCCTATACTTCCGATGCTCACAGTATTGCTGTCTTTGTAGGGATTTGTCAAAAGGCAAAGCAAAAATATCAATTTTTCCATAATCGTTCGGATATGAAGGGAGGAAGTACCATAGGACCTATTACGACAACACAGATTGATATTCCATCTGTGGATATCGGAAATCCTATTTTATCCATGCATTCTGTAAGGGAACTGCTGGGGATTCGAGATCATTATTCTCTATATCAAATTTTTCAAGAGTTTTATAAGTAA
- a CDS encoding DUF6290 family protein gives MKMSTISLRMKDEDMDLLKQYVKVNNLNLSEFIRNTILDKIEDDLRINEERILRAWEEAKKEKGISHEDLWKELGV, from the coding sequence ATGAAAATGTCTACAATTTCTTTGAGAATGAAAGATGAAGATATGGATTTATTGAAACAATATGTGAAAGTGAATAATTTGAACTTGTCAGAATTTATCAGAAATACTATCTTGGATAAAATAGAAGATGATTTACGAATCAATGAGGAAAGAATTTTGCGTGCTTGGGAAGAGGCGAAGAAAGAAAAAGGAATCTCTCACGAGGATTTATGGAAAGAGCTGGGAGTTTAA
- a CDS encoding YegS/Rv2252/BmrU family lipid kinase, with amino-acid sequence MKRIKFIYNPISGSGNSAKILDTVIATYQKYNKIIVPFRIGETFPLEKALEDIHDNYEHLLIAGGDGTINQVLNLYMKKELTLPIAILPTGTANDFAKYLDIPLDIAEACEKILHSKVKRVDLGKVNDHYFINVFSFGLFTDVSQKTPTHLKNTFGKLAYYFNGMKEIPRFGKIDLKVESEDLTIQTKCFLAFVFNGQTAGNINISYNSKIDDGLLDVILVKGENLLKLGNLAYNFLRGEHLEKAEQENILYFKSKSLSLSSSQEITTDIDGETGPSLPVQIKCIPKAIPILY; translated from the coding sequence ATGAAACGAATTAAATTTATCTACAATCCGATTTCCGGAAGCGGAAACAGTGCAAAAATATTGGATACCGTTATTGCTACCTATCAAAAATACAATAAAATCATTGTTCCTTTCCGAATCGGAGAGACATTTCCTTTGGAAAAAGCATTGGAAGATATTCATGATAACTATGAACATCTTTTAATTGCAGGAGGAGATGGGACTATCAACCAAGTGTTAAATTTATATATGAAAAAAGAACTCACTCTGCCTATTGCCATTTTGCCTACAGGAACTGCCAATGATTTTGCCAAATATTTAGATATACCCTTGGATATAGCAGAAGCTTGTGAAAAAATTTTACATTCGAAAGTAAAACGAGTAGATTTAGGAAAAGTTAATGATCACTACTTCATCAATGTTTTCAGTTTTGGACTCTTTACCGATGTCTCTCAGAAAACTCCAACACATTTGAAAAATACCTTCGGAAAATTAGCCTATTATTTCAATGGAATGAAAGAAATTCCTCGCTTCGGTAAAATTGATTTGAAGGTCGAGAGTGAAGATTTAACAATACAGACAAAATGCTTTCTAGCCTTTGTTTTCAATGGACAAACAGCAGGAAATATCAATATTTCTTATAACAGTAAAATAGATGACGGACTTTTGGATGTTATTCTCGTCAAAGGAGAAAATTTATTAAAGTTAGGGAATCTAGCCTATAATTTTTTACGAGGAGAACATTTGGAAAAAGCGGAACAGGAAAATATCCTATATTTCAAAAGTAAATCTCTTTCTCTTTCTTCTTCACAAGAGATTACTACAGATATTGATGGAGAAACCGGTCCAAGCTTACCTGTGCAAATCAAATGTATCCCAAAGGCGATTCCTATTTTATATTAA
- the htpG gene encoding molecular chaperone HtpG: MRKEEKIFQAETKELLNLMIHSIYTNQEIFLRELISNASDALDKFKFQSLTDDNLDQGEALEIHLTIDKEKRQMSIEDNGIGMTYEEVDENIGTIAKSGSKAFREKLEAAKKSEIDIIGQFGVGFYSAFIVADEVSLETKSPYGEMGVKWSSKGDGSYEIEEITKEKRGTKITLHLKEGEEFDQFLEEWKIKELVKKYSDYIRYQIKMGEDTLNSSQPIWKKAKSEVTEEEYKEFYKSNFHDWQDPLLHFPLKVQGNVEYTALLYIPQKAPFDFYTKNFKRGLQLYTKNVFIMDKCEELIPEYFSFVAGLVDCDSLSLNISREILQQNKELEVISKNLEKKIIAELKKLWTKDRETYIKIWEEFGKNIKFGVQDMFGINKEKLQDLLIFQSTLEDKYVSLKEYVERMGEAKEILYVAGEDLATMKSLPKMEALKEQGKEVLLFTDKIDEFTIRVLQEYEGKKFKSISDSDFVLEGSEEKQEEAKKAAEEHKDLLAEVKEMLGDKVTEVNFSANIGNVASSLLSKGAISLEMEKVLSEMPGNEKVKAEKVLALNPEHPLIQRLQGEQNEENKKHLVSVLYNQARLLEGFAVENPAEFIKSLNALLK; encoded by the coding sequence ATGAGAAAAGAAGAAAAAATATTTCAGGCAGAAACGAAAGAGTTATTGAATTTGATGATTCATTCCATTTATACGAATCAGGAAATTTTTTTACGAGAGTTGATTTCCAATGCCAGTGATGCTTTGGATAAATTTAAATTTCAATCTTTGACCGATGACAATTTGGATCAGGGAGAGGCTTTGGAAATACATCTTACCATTGATAAAGAAAAAAGACAAATGAGCATAGAAGATAATGGAATTGGAATGACTTATGAAGAAGTTGATGAAAATATCGGAACCATTGCAAAATCAGGTTCAAAAGCTTTTCGAGAAAAATTGGAAGCTGCAAAGAAAAGTGAAATTGACATTATTGGGCAGTTCGGAGTTGGATTCTATTCCGCCTTTATTGTAGCGGATGAGGTTTCTTTGGAAACAAAATCTCCATATGGAGAAATGGGAGTAAAATGGAGTTCCAAAGGAGACGGTTCTTATGAAATTGAAGAAATTACAAAAGAAAAAAGAGGAACCAAAATTACCTTGCATTTAAAAGAAGGAGAAGAATTTGATCAATTTTTAGAAGAATGGAAGATAAAAGAATTGGTAAAAAAATATTCCGACTATATCCGATATCAAATTAAAATGGGAGAGGACACTTTGAATTCCAGTCAACCGATTTGGAAAAAAGCAAAGTCTGAGGTAACAGAGGAAGAATACAAGGAATTTTATAAATCCAACTTCCACGACTGGCAAGACCCTTTATTGCATTTTCCGTTAAAAGTGCAGGGAAATGTGGAGTACACCGCCCTATTATATATTCCGCAAAAAGCTCCTTTTGATTTTTATACGAAGAACTTTAAACGAGGTTTACAATTATATACTAAGAATGTTTTCATCATGGATAAGTGTGAGGAATTGATTCCGGAATATTTTAGTTTTGTGGCGGGATTGGTGGATTGTGATTCCCTATCTTTGAATATTTCTAGAGAAATTTTACAACAAAACAAAGAATTAGAAGTCATTTCCAAGAATTTAGAGAAGAAAATTATTGCGGAATTGAAGAAATTATGGACAAAGGACAGAGAAACCTATATCAAAATATGGGAAGAATTCGGAAAGAATATTAAGTTCGGAGTTCAAGATATGTTTGGAATAAATAAAGAAAAATTACAAGATTTATTGATTTTCCAATCGACTCTGGAAGATAAATATGTAAGTTTAAAAGAATATGTGGAGAGAATGGGAGAAGCAAAAGAAATTTTATATGTTGCCGGAGAAGATTTGGCAACGATGAAATCTCTTCCGAAAATGGAAGCCCTGAAAGAACAAGGAAAAGAAGTATTATTGTTCACAGACAAAATTGATGAGTTCACCATTCGAGTATTACAAGAATATGAAGGAAAGAAATTCAAATCTATCAGTGATTCCGACTTTGTATTGGAGGGAAGTGAAGAAAAGCAGGAAGAGGCGAAAAAAGCTGCTGAAGAACATAAGGATTTATTAGCGGAAGTCAAGGAAATGTTAGGAGATAAAGTGACGGAAGTAAACTTCAGTGCCAATATTGGAAATGTAGCTTCTTCTCTATTATCCAAAGGAGCTATCAGCTTGGAAATGGAAAAAGTGTTATCAGAAATGCCGGGAAATGAAAAGGTAAAAGCGGAAAAAGTCTTGGCGTTAAATCCGGAACATCCTTTGATTCAAAGATTGCAAGGGGAACAAAACGAAGAAAACAAGAAACATTTAGTTTCCGTTCTATATAATCAGGCAAGATTGTTGGAAGGATTCGCTGTGGAAAATCCGGCGGAATTTATCAAGAGTTTGAATGCCCTTTTGAAATAA
- a CDS encoding sugar phosphate isomerase/epimerase, translating to MKRNKVHISDLILYKNSAEEILNFLKKYSVKNLELFIEPLDEEYMKKMLYVLEHYTFKSVSFHGPFRKCNISMLTELDWKKVVYSYEESFKIAQKYSPSFMVLHTNEAMTKNSITEELKLEIKKRIDYIVTLAEQYKINIVVENVGIGANMIFSQEEYESLILNSSYQCLIDIGHAFLNHWNIETLIKTLQNHILGFHFHNNDGVYDKHDPMFSGKIPYGSLLPIIRKYTPEAVIVLEYDFLNPKEVVIEDWKRLESLLST from the coding sequence ATGAAACGAAATAAAGTACATATTAGTGATTTAATACTATATAAAAACTCTGCAGAAGAGATTTTAAATTTTTTAAAGAAATACTCGGTAAAAAATTTAGAACTTTTTATTGAGCCCTTGGATGAGGAATATATGAAAAAGATGCTCTATGTATTAGAGCACTATACTTTCAAATCTGTTTCTTTTCATGGACCTTTTCGAAAATGCAATATTTCTATGTTGACAGAATTGGATTGGAAAAAAGTTGTGTATAGTTATGAGGAAAGTTTTAAGATAGCTCAGAAATACAGCCCTTCTTTTATGGTATTACATACCAATGAGGCAATGACAAAGAATTCTATCACAGAAGAGTTGAAACTAGAGATAAAAAAAAGAATCGATTACATCGTAACATTGGCAGAACAATATAAAATTAATATTGTTGTTGAAAATGTCGGTATTGGGGCAAATATGATATTTTCACAAGAAGAATATGAAAGTTTGATTTTAAATTCCTCCTATCAATGTCTGATTGACATAGGTCATGCTTTTTTGAATCATTGGAATATAGAAACTTTGATTAAAACATTACAAAATCATATTTTAGGATTTCATTTTCACAATAATGATGGAGTCTACGATAAACATGACCCAATGTTTTCAGGGAAAATTCCATATGGAAGCTTGCTTCCTATTATTCGAAAATATACTCCTGAAGCAGTGATTGTTTTAGAATATGACTTTTTAAATCCAAAAGAAGTCGTGATAGAAGATTGGAAAAGGTTAGAAAGCTTGTTGTCAACCTAG